From the genome of Rhodospirillaceae bacterium, one region includes:
- a CDS encoding UDP-glucose 6-dehydrogenase — MKIAMIGSGYVGLVSGACFSEFGMHVTCVDQDAEKVEGLRRAEIPIYEPGLNALVEKNMKAGRLSFTTDLAAAVRDADAVFIAVGTPSRHGDGYADLSFVRAAAEEIAGALQGYTVVAMKSTVPVGTTREIQDLLRKLAPDCEIDVVSNPEFLREGSALNDFMRPDRVVIGAASERAREVMRRIYHPLYLLETPIHFTSQQTAELTKYSANGFLAMKITFINEIADLCEKVGADVHDVARGIGFDGRIGSKFLHAGPGYGGSCFPKDTRALVETAKRAGLSLRLIEAVIEVNTARKKQMTERILAAIGSDPDGRTVAILGLTFKPNTDDMRESPSLDIVPGLEAAGVKVRAFDPEGMGEARKLLKSVTYCEDSYEAMTGADVLVLLTEWNAFRSLDLVRMKQLLRRPVIVDLRNVYNPSEMRAAGFDYRAIGRPMADEASS; from the coding sequence ATGAAAATTGCGATGATCGGCTCCGGCTATGTAGGCCTCGTTTCCGGCGCCTGTTTTTCCGAGTTTGGCATGCACGTCACCTGTGTCGATCAGGATGCGGAAAAAGTTGAGGGCTTGCGCCGCGCGGAAATTCCAATTTACGAACCTGGCCTGAACGCGCTTGTTGAGAAAAACATGAAAGCGGGCCGCCTTTCCTTTACGACGGACCTTGCTGCTGCCGTTCGCGATGCGGATGCTGTTTTTATCGCCGTCGGCACGCCAAGTCGCCATGGTGACGGCTATGCGGATTTAAGCTTCGTGCGGGCCGCTGCTGAGGAAATCGCAGGCGCGTTGCAGGGCTACACCGTTGTTGCCATGAAATCGACGGTGCCGGTCGGCACGACCAGGGAAATTCAGGATTTGCTCCGCAAACTTGCACCCGATTGCGAAATCGATGTCGTATCAAATCCGGAATTTTTGCGGGAAGGCTCGGCGCTAAATGATTTTATGCGTCCGGACCGGGTTGTGATCGGGGCGGCATCGGAACGTGCGCGTGAAGTCATGCGCCGTATTTACCACCCGCTTTATCTTCTTGAAACGCCCATTCACTTTACAAGCCAGCAGACGGCGGAACTTACGAAGTACAGCGCGAATGGCTTTCTGGCGATGAAAATCACTTTCATTAACGAGATTGCCGACCTTTGCGAAAAGGTGGGTGCCGACGTTCATGACGTGGCGCGCGGCATTGGTTTTGACGGTCGCATCGGGTCGAAGTTTTTACATGCCGGGCCGGGCTATGGCGGCTCCTGCTTTCCAAAGGACACGCGCGCCCTGGTCGAAACGGCAAAGCGTGCCGGTTTATCCCTTCGCCTGATCGAAGCGGTCATCGAGGTCAACACGGCGCGCAAGAAGCAGATGACCGAACGTATTCTGGCCGCGATCGGGTCGGACCCGGATGGCAGGACGGTGGCTATTTTAGGCCTTACGTTTAAGCCGAATACGGATGACATGCGCGAAAGTCCAAGCCTCGATATTGTGCCTGGACTTGAAGCAGCGGGCGTCAAGGTGCGTGCGTTTGATCCGGAGGGCATGGGAGAAGCAAGAAAGCTTCTAAAAAGCGTAACCTATTGCGAAGATTCCTACGAGGCGATGACGGGTGCGGACGTTCTCGTTCTTTTGACGGAGTGGAACGCGTTTCGCAGCCTCGACCTTGTGCGCATGAAGCAGCTTTTGCGTCGCCCGGTCATTGTTGACCTGCGCAACGTTTACAATCCATCCGAGATGCGGGCTGCCGGGTTTGACTATCGCGCCATTGGCCGGCCAATGGCGGACGAGGCTTCCTCATGA
- the galU gene encoding UTP--glucose-1-phosphate uridylyltransferase, whose product MQSIRKVVFPVAGLGTRFLPATKAVPKEMFPVVDRPLIQYALEEARASGIEEFIFVTAPGKEAIEAHFRPDPELSHALETQGKSDARDAVTAYLPDSSRVHFILQTEPLGLGHAVWCARDLVGDEPFAVVLADDLVQSQTPCLKQLLDVYEEKGGNVVAVMDVPREETRNYGILKVGEDDGRLAEVQGLVEKPDPAQAPSTLSIIGRYVLQPAIFDLLAEQRRGAGKEIQLTDAMARMIGQTPFHGLRFEGHRFDCGNRLGFLEANLAYALARKEFCESARAMLEGYVKKD is encoded by the coding sequence ATGCAATCCATTCGTAAAGTGGTATTTCCGGTTGCCGGACTTGGGACGCGATTCCTGCCGGCGACGAAAGCCGTTCCGAAAGAAATGTTTCCGGTCGTTGACCGGCCGCTAATCCAATATGCGCTTGAGGAAGCGCGTGCATCCGGGATCGAGGAATTTATTTTCGTGACGGCCCCGGGGAAAGAAGCAATCGAGGCGCATTTCCGCCCCGACCCGGAGTTAAGCCATGCGCTGGAGACTCAAGGGAAATCCGACGCCCGTGACGCGGTGACGGCCTATCTTCCGGACTCAAGCCGGGTTCATTTTATCTTGCAGACGGAACCCCTGGGCCTTGGCCATGCGGTCTGGTGCGCGCGTGACCTGGTGGGGGATGAGCCATTTGCCGTTGTCCTTGCGGACGACCTGGTTCAGTCGCAGACGCCATGTCTGAAACAGTTGCTGGATGTTTACGAAGAGAAAGGGGGCAACGTCGTTGCCGTCATGGACGTCCCACGTGAAGAAACGCGAAATTACGGCATCTTGAAGGTGGGGGAAGACGACGGTCGTCTGGCGGAAGTCCAGGGCCTGGTTGAAAAGCCAGACCCTGCGCAAGCGCCCTCGACCCTTTCCATCATCGGGCGGTACGTTCTGCAACCAGCAATTTTCGATCTTCTGGCAGAACAGCGGCGTGGCGCCGGGAAAGAGATTCAACTGACAGATGCCATGGCGCGGATGATCGGGCAGACGCCCTTTCACGGCCTTCGTTTTGAAGGCCACCGCTTCGATTGTGGCAATCGTCTCGGTTTTCTGGAGGCAAATTTAGCTTACGCACTGGCGCGGAAAGAATTCTGCGAAAGCGCGCGCGCCATGCTCGAAGGCTATGTTAAAAAGGACTAG
- a CDS encoding 3-hydroxyacyl-CoA dehydrogenase codes for MLAGKVALVTGAGGGIGREIALRMGASGARVVVNDIGASLSGEGASLSPAEAVVKTICAGGGEAVANSDSVAEAAGAERMVQTAIDAFGRIDCVVNNAGILRDGIFHKMTEADWRAVIDVHLNGAFLVSRAAAPHFRKQEGGSYVHMTSTSGLIGNFGQANYSAAKLGVAALSKSIALDMARYNVRSNCIAPFAWSRMISSIPTDTPEQKARVDKLKQMTPEKIAPMAVFLASDAAKEVTGQVFAVRRNEIFLMSQPRPLAKVHCGEGWTPEGIADELLPAFRDSFYPLDRSADIFHWDPI; via the coding sequence ATGCTTGCGGGCAAGGTTGCGTTGGTGACCGGAGCTGGTGGCGGCATCGGTCGGGAGATTGCTCTGCGTATGGGGGCATCTGGCGCGCGTGTCGTCGTCAACGATATCGGGGCCAGTTTATCCGGTGAAGGTGCCAGCCTTTCCCCTGCCGAGGCCGTTGTGAAAACCATCTGTGCCGGCGGTGGCGAGGCGGTTGCCAATAGCGACAGCGTGGCAGAGGCAGCAGGCGCCGAACGGATGGTGCAAACCGCGATCGATGCCTTTGGGCGGATCGATTGCGTGGTCAACAATGCCGGAATTCTCAGGGACGGCATTTTTCACAAGATGACGGAAGCGGACTGGCGAGCGGTCATTGATGTCCATTTAAACGGGGCCTTTCTGGTTTCCCGCGCGGCGGCACCTCATTTTCGCAAGCAGGAAGGCGGCAGCTACGTCCACATGACCTCAACCTCGGGTCTCATCGGTAACTTTGGCCAGGCGAATTATTCGGCTGCGAAATTGGGGGTTGCTGCACTTTCAAAGTCGATTGCCCTTGATATGGCGCGCTACAACGTGCGTTCGAATTGCATTGCGCCCTTTGCCTGGAGCCGCATGATCAGTTCGATTCCAACCGATACGCCAGAGCAGAAGGCGCGGGTTGATAAGCTGAAGCAGATGACCCCGGAAAAGATTGCGCCGATGGCCGTTTTTCTAGCGAGCGATGCGGCCAAGGAGGTGACCGGGCAGGTTTTTGCGGTCCGCAGGAACGAAATTTTTCTGATGAGCCAGCCGCGACCGCTTGCAAAGGTTCATTGTGGCGAAGGCTGGACCCCGGAGGGGATTGCCGATGAATTGCTGCCGGCGTTTCGCGACTCCTTTTATCCGCTGGATCGGTCGGCGGATATTTTCCACTGGGACCCGATCTAA
- a CDS encoding histidine kinase translates to MKTNTQEAVVEEVETPIDEQESATVTNSKQTYEALAQQLSNFRQMIDTMPINVMTCDPIDLKINYINQTSIDTLKTLEHLLPVKADDLLGQCIDIFHKDPSHQRKLLGDPKNLPHQTHIQIGDETLD, encoded by the coding sequence ATGAAGACGAATACGCAAGAAGCGGTGGTAGAGGAAGTCGAAACACCGATAGATGAGCAAGAATCGGCGACCGTAACAAACAGCAAGCAAACATACGAAGCTCTTGCACAGCAGCTTTCAAATTTCCGCCAGATGATCGACACCATGCCGATCAACGTCATGACCTGCGATCCGATTGATCTCAAGATTAATTACATCAACCAGACCAGTATCGACACTCTCAAAACCCTGGAACATTTGCTGCCGGTCAAGGCCGACGATCTGCTTGGCCAGTGCATCGACATTTTTCATAAAGACCCATCGCATCAGCGCAAGCTGCTGGGCGATCCCAAAAACCTGCCCCATCAGACGCATATCCAGATCGGCGATGAGACCCTGGAC